The proteins below come from a single Aspergillus oryzae RIB40 DNA, chromosome 5 genomic window:
- a CDS encoding DNA-directed DNA polymerase alpha subunit POL12 (DNA polymerase alpha-primase complex, polymerase-associated subunit B) codes for MEDIVGELNELFAASSPDGLPKDVLAELQSLLRVHSIAPQELFYKWESFCLKMGSEETKLNLETVRLFKRDVQESLERETRSKPGRQLPTATPRAAAATDVFGILDGLTPNASHGRTPNSAKRKADFASPSASKVGKVDSPIGSKAPRKPINGAATGDGAQSVPFSGRQNPGQTLETLNAHLSMPETPMAPFSEARIRPTANTDLKKFGYKPMAMRLSEASEILDDRIDEFMTIFQKEYETEDLPFGSAATQSTSEIVAVGRIASDSMEGKLNPASLVLETSRRTGAGVRVPLKVDTLPSVNFFPGQIVALRGINASGNYFSVKEVLSTPLLPPAASSVPTMEGINERLEEAGSSPLNIMISSGPYTADDNLDFEPLNEICQKAAESYADGLVLMGPFLDIEHPLVASGDFDLPETNGYDPDTATLTTVFRHCITTPLQRLVAAVPSITIVMVPSVRDAVSKHVSWPQEQLPKKELGLPKQVRMVSNPVTLSLNETVIGLCSHDVLYELRREEALHGKPKEGNLLTRLSKYLVEQRHFNPVFPPSSRDALPKPGIENGLATGATLDVSYMKLGEWWNVRPDVLIVPSMLPPFVKVVDSVLVINPGTLSKRRAPGTYAQMAIHPREITEEEREQKHISHKLYERTRVDVIRI; via the exons ATGGAGGATATCGTTGGAGAGCTCAATGAGCTTTTTGCAGCTTCGTCCCCCGATGGACTTCCTAAGGACGTCCTCGCAGAGCTTCAGTCCCTTCTGCGAGTTCACTCAATTGCCCCGCAGGAGTTATTTTACAAATGGGAGTCATTCTGCTTGAAGATGGGCTCTGAGGAGACCAAGCTGAACCTAGAGACTGTAAGGCTGTTCAAGCGCGACGTTCAGGAATCGCTAGAGCGAGAGACTCGAAGCAAGCCCGGCCGACAATTACCAACCGCTACCCCGcgcgcagcagcagcaactgATGTCTTTGGGAT ATTAGATGGATTAACCCCAAATGCGTCCCACGGTCGAACGCCGAACTCAGCCAAGCGGAAAGCGGACTTTGCATCTCCCTCTGCGTCCAAGGTTGGAAAAGTCGATTCGCCAATCGGCTCTAAGGCCCCGCGAAAGCCCATTAATGGCGCTGCTACAGGAGATGGAGCGCA GTCTGTTCCTTTCTCGGGTCGCCAGAATCCCGGCCAGACGCTCGAAACCCTCAACGCCCACCTATCAATGCCAGAGACACCTATGGCTCCCTTCTCAGAGGCTCGGATACGACCTACTGCTAATACGGACCTGAAGAAGTTCGGATACAAGCCAATGGCAATGCGACTGTCTGAAGCATCCGAGATCCTCGATGACCGCATTGACGAGTTCATGACCATattccagaaagaatacGAAACAGAGGACCTCCCCTTCGGCAGTGCGGCGACCCAGAGCACTAGTGAGATTGTAGCGGTTGGACGTATCGCATCAGACAGCATGGAAGGAAAGCTTAACCCAGCCTCCCTTGTACTCGAGACCTCGAGACGGACAGGAGCTGGAGTGCGTGTTCCTCTTAAAGTGGACACTCTACCGTCGGTGAATTTCTTCCCGGGACAAATTGTTGCTTTACGAGGTATCAATGCGTCCGGGAATTACTTCTCGGTCAAGGAGGTCCTATCCACGCCTCTCCTACCGCCCGCTGCATCATCTGTGCCCACTATGGAGGGTATCAACGAAAGACTGGAGGAGGctggctcttctccattAAACATAATGATCTCCTCGGGGCCATACACAGCCGACGACAACTTAGATTTCGAGCCGCTGAACGAGATATGCCAAAAAGCGGCCGAGAGCTACGCGGACGGACTCGTCCTCATGGGTCCATTCTTAGACATCGAACATCCACTAGTAGCATCTGGAGACTTCGACCTCCCAGAAACCAACGGATACGACCCAGACACAGCCACCTTAACAACCGTATTCCGGCACTGCATCACGACGCCCTTGCAGCGATTAGTCGCGGCCGTACCCAGCATCACGATCGTGATGGTTCCCTCCGTCCGCGACGCCGTGAGCAAGCATGTCTCCTGGCCACAAGAGCAGCTCCCGAAGAAGGAACTCGGCTTGCCCAAGCAAGTGCGCATGGTTTCCAATCCAGTCACCCTGTCTTTGAACGAGACTGTCATTGGCTTGTGCTCGCACGACGTCCTATATGAGCTGCGTAGAGAAGAGGCTCTGCACGGCAAACCCAAAGAAGGCAATCTGCTCACCCGGTTGTCGAAGTACCTCGTCGAACAAAGACATTTCAACCCGGTCTTCCCGCCATCGTCACGAGACGCCCTCCCCAAACCAGGGATCGAGAACGGACTAGCCACGGGCGCCACCTTGGACGTCAGCTACATGAAGCTAGGCGAGTGGTGGAACGTCCGACCAGACGTACTAATCGTCCCCAGCATGCTCCCACCGTTTGTCAAA GTAGTAGACAGCGTCCTGGTAATCAACCCAGGCACGCTCTCCAAACGCCGAGCACCAGGAACCTACGCGCAAATGGCCATCCACCCACGAGAAATcacggaagaagagcgcgaaCAAAAGCATATCAGCCACAAACTGTACGAACGGACACGGGTAGACGTCATCCGCATCTGA
- a CDS encoding Apc13 domain protein (predicted protein), translating into MHHPRLADYFEDFTRPHTSATPSTTTSSHLYNNHTVTYGSSSPTLVPSFLPIEDIYVAPQYQPPNPEDEDDVVPDQHAAFGISRAMERRREAVWRDLGLEALVNSGSGKSAVRVKEVGRRMGGKRVACMGCLIPLCF; encoded by the exons ATGCACCACCCCCGACTAGCCGACTACTTCGAAGACTTCACCCGCCCCCACACCTCCGCAACCCCCAGcacaacaacctcctcccacCTCTACAACAACCACACCGTAACCTACGGTTCATCATCCCCGACCCTCgtcccctccttcctccccatcGAGGACATCTACGTCGCGCCGCAGTatcaacccccaaaccccgaggacgaggatgatgttgtccCCGACCAGCATGCTGCGTTTGGGATTAGTCGGGCGATGGAACGCCGAAGGGAGGCCGTTTGGAGGGATTTGGGACTCGAGGCGCTGGTGAATTCTGGGAGTGGGAAGAGTGCGGTTAGGGTTAAGGAggtggggaggaggatggggggGAAGAGGGTT GCATGCATGGGTTGCTTGATACCCCTTTGTTTCTGA